A window of Stutzerimonas stutzeri genomic DNA:
AGGCCGTAGCCGATCAGCGCGACAGCCCAGTGCTCGGCGGCCAGGCTCAGGACGATGCCGAACGCAGCGAGTAACCCACCGAAAGCGATGACCCGCGCCGTGCCGAGGCTATGTACAAGGGAGCCGCCGGCGAAACGTGCGATTGTCACCATCAGCGCGAACGCCGCATAGCCGAGGCCACCTTTGGCCACTTCCAGGCCTTTCTCGCCGGTCAGGTACAGCGCGCTCCAGTCCAGCACTGCGCCTTCGGCCAGGTAGACGACGAAGCACATCAGCCCCACTAACAGCACCACCCCGGTGGGCCGCACGAAGGCAAAGCCGCCGCCCGGTGCGCGGTTCGGCAGAAAGCCGCGGGCGAGGCCGAGATTCGCCGCAATGATCAGCCCGATCATCAGAAAGCTGCCTACCTCCGGCGCCAGGCCGAAGGTCAGCAAACCAGTGAGCAGCAGCGCGCCACTGATGGCGCCGAGGCTGTACATGCCATGGAAGTTCGACATCAGCCGGCGGCCGACTGCCGTCTCCACCAGCACCGCCTGAATGTTCATGATCACGTCGATGACGCCCAGGCTGCCGCCGAAGCAGAACAGCGCCAGAGCCAGCAGCCACATCGAATCGGTCAGCGCCATGCCGGCCAAGGCAAATGCCAGCAACACGACGCTGCAAAGCTGCACCGGACGGATACCCCAGCGGCTCACCAGTACGCCAGACAGCGGCATCCAGGTCAGCGAGCCGACGCCAATGCACAGCAGCAACAGGCCGAACACCGCATCGGTCATCTCGATGCGTTCGCGCACATAAGGCACCAGCGGCGCCCAGACGGACAGGCCGAAGCCGGCCATGAAAAAACCGCAACGGGTCGCGTTGCGCACGATTGGGGCTTCGATTTGAACGGTATTACGGACCGCAAGCATGGGCGGCATTCCTCGATGAACTGGGTTGGCATTGTGGTCGGGCGCGTAGCGAGCCGCGATTCACCAGAGGGCCAGCAGTCCGGTATCGAAGAGAAACAGCAGTCGGCTTCCCGCGGGCAGGCTTGAAGAGCAGGGGAGTGACGTGCAGAGCATGGAAGGGACAGTTGTCGGATAGGTGCATAGAGGATACACAACCCCGGCTATGGAACAACCCGAGCACAAGTGCGGCCGGTACGCTGTTCCACTCAAAGCGGTGATCACAACCAGGCCGGTACGAGGGGTGTGCATGCTATCGTTAGCCGCTTTGCCGCCAAGTGCGCTGTCGGAGCAGTCGATGAAATTCATACACCAGCGCGAGCACCTCAACGAGGACGATATCGTCGTCGTCGAATGCTCGCAGACCTGCAATATCCGCCTGATGAACGATGCGAACTTCCGCAGTTTCAAGAACGGCGGTCGCCACACCTACCATGGCGGCGCGTTCGATACATTTCCGGCGAAGATCGTGGTGCCGAGCACCGGATTTTGGAATATCACGATCGACACGGTCACCCGACGCCCGATCAGCGTGACGCGAAAACCGAACCTCAGCCACTCGATCAGGGTCATTCGTCGGTCCCCCTCGCGTCTGTAATCGCCAAATTGGCTGCGAGGCAACGAACCGGGAGCGACTTTTCTTGAACCGCAGCCACCATCCGTCCGCCGCAAATACCAGCCCAAGCGGCCATGCGCTGGAGACACAAGGCAGCGATAGCCGCGGCGGAACCTCCCGTGCGCACCTCGGCATGCTGCTCTGGGCGCTTTTCGTCGGGTTGTCGTTTCCGGCCGTGGGCTTGCTCAGCGATGGGTTGCCGCCGTTGCTGCTGACCGCCATGCGCTTCGGCATCGCGGCGCTGGTGCTGGCACCGCTGGCCTGGAGCCAGAGCGAAGGGCGTCCAGGTTGGCGCACGCTGTTGCTCTACGCCGCCATGGGGCTATGCCTGGCGGGTTTTTTCGGCACCATGTTCTGGGCGGCCCATCGGGTCAGCGCGCTGTCGATGGCGACGTTGTTCGTCAGCGTGCCGCTATTGGCGTATTGCCTGGGCCGCGGGCTCGGCGTCGAGCAACCCGCCGGTCGTCTGCTGGCGGTACTGACGCTTGGTGCGAGCGGGGCACTCGGCCTGGCATGGGCCGAGAACGGTGGCGATTTCTCTGACATGCAGCTGGGCCTGGGCGAGCTGGGCTTCTTCTTCGGCTGTGTCGCTTCGGCGTTGTACCCGGTGCTCAGCAAATGGGGGCTGGCGAACGGCGTACTGCCGCGGCAGGCAGGGTTGCGCACGTTCTGGAGCCTGATCGCAGGCGCGGTTCTGATCGGCTTGATGGGCCTGATCTGGGAGCGCCCGGCGATGCTGCTGAGGATGAACCTGCTGGATCTGCTGCTGGTGATCTACCTCGGCGTGTTCTCCAGCGCGATGACCTTCTTTCTTCAGCAGCGAGCGACCTCCGTTCTCAGTCCCGGTGCGGTCACGGCCTACAGCTACCTGGTGCCGTTTGTCTCGATGCTGCTGCTGTTCTTCGATCAGCCGACCCGCATGGGCATGCACTGGTTGCCTGGCAGCCTGTTGGTCGTGCTTGCCATCGGCCTGCTGCTGCGTCCTGACCGCCAGCCATAGGCTGACAGCCGGTCATTCACCCAGCAGTGCGCGGGTATGGGAAATGGCCTGACGCTCGCGTTCGGACCAACTGCCGCCGACCTCGATAAAGGGCTGGTCGCGCTGCTGCAACCAGTTGCGACAAGCCTCGAAGAAGTCCATTCGTTCACTGAAATCGGGCTGGCAGCGCTGGCCGTCGGCATGCCACTCGGCGCCCTCTGGCGAGAGCAATAGGTGCTGGTGGTAATCCCTCGCCAGTAGCTCATCCTCGAGCCAGGCGGGGCAGTCACCGAAGAGCGTGCGGCTCCAAAGCATGTTGCTCAGCAGGTGGGTGTCGAGGATCAGCAGGTGCGGTGCGCGGGCTCGCGCGGCATCTTCCTGGGCCAACTGCCCGCGGGCAATGGTCGGGATGTCGGCAAGCGTCGTATCGCGTTGCGTGAGCTCGATATAGTCACGCACGTATTCGCCGACCAGCACCCCGCCGAACGTGCGCAGCAGCCGCTCGGCAAGCCAGCTTTTGCCGCTGGACTCCGGGCCGGTAAGCACCAGCACCTTCATCGTGACGTCACCAATGCCATGCGCCATTCGCGCAGCCCCATAACGGCAAGCCCGGTGAACAGCGCGTAGAGGCCGGCGGTCAGCCAGTAGCCTTGATAGCTGAAGAAGGCGACGAACAGCAGGTCCACGACGATCCACAGCGGCCAACACTGCAGCCGTTTGAGTGCCATCCACAGCTGTGCAAGCAGGCTGAAGGCGGTGAGCCCGGCGTCGAGCCAGGGAAAAGCAGCCTCGGTGAAGCTGGCCATGGCACTGCCGAGCAACAGGCTGCCAAGCGCCGCGCCGGCAATGCCGATTGTTACTTCGCGCGTGCTGGCTCGGGTGACGGGCCGGCCTCGGTCGCCCACGGCACCGTGCGTCCAGGCCCACCATCCGTAGAGCTGCATGGCGGCGAAAACGCTATGCAGCAACACCTGCGAATACAGTTTGGCGTCGAAGAAGAACCAGGCGTAGAGCGACACCATGCCCAGGCCGATGGGCCAGCACCATGGGTTCTGACGTACCGTCAGCCATACGGCAATGACACCGAGTAGCGAGGCGATCAGTTCTAGAGGCGACATGGGTACTACCGGGTTTGCCAAACGAGGGGCGCGATCATAGCGGACGCGAAGGCCCGTTGCTGCAGGCCACAAGCCGTACGGCGATTGAACAACCCGGATGTCGACGGGTCTTGGTTGAGGCAAGGGCACGGCAGGAGGCCGGCCAGACCTCAACCAGGCCCCGAGGAGATGGAGTTGATCCTGAATGACCCAGGCAGTGACTGGTAGTCGCGGCGGCTTGCGGATATCGGACTGCTTATGAGTGATGCCGGAGCGCGGCACGGCAAGAATCGCAACATTCAATTTCTCCGTGGGCTGGCGATCGTGATGGTGCTGCTGGCCCACGCGTCGGTAATGCTGGTCGGCGCGGAGGCAGACGGGTGGGATGGCTTGCTGCAGCGCTTTCTGCCGGGCGTTGGCGTCGATCTGTTCTTTCTCATTTCCGGCTATCTGATGGGCACGACCTTTCTGCGCAAGCAGCAGTGTTTCGATGCCCAGGCGGTGTACGCGTTCTATAAGAAACGCATCCGCCGCGTGCTGCTTCCGACGTGGTTCTGGGCAGCGGTGGTGTTGCTGTTCAGTGTTGTCGAGCCGCCGCGCGGCGCGCCTGCCTACACGCTGGATACGCTGCTGGGCGTGACGGCGAGCGCAGCATTCTTTCTCGCCAATGTCTTTAACGGCCTGCACGAGACCGACTTCGGCTACTTCTGGTCGATCGCGCTGGAGGTGCAGTTCTATCTGCTGTTCCCGCTATTGCTTCTGCTGCGCCGGGCGTTTTGGCCGGCGGTGATTGGTATTGTGCTCTGGTTCAGCTTCGCCAACCCGTTCGCCCCCGAGTGGCTGTTCCGGGCGAACGGTCTGTTCATGGGGTTATTGCTATGGAAGCTGTCGTCGCTCGAGCAGTTTCGCGTCGTCGAGTGCGACATCGAGGCGATGACGGCCACCCGAAAAGTCCTGGTGAGCGCCCTGGCGGTTGTTTCGGCGAGCATTCTGGCCATCGCATTGGAACCGCTCGCGTCATTTCGCTGGGCAGCAACGACGCTGGTTCTGGCCGTGCCATTCATGCTGGCGGTCTGTTCCAGTGAGGCGATTTTCGGTGTTCTGTCACGTCCGCTGGAGGCAGTCGGGCAGGTATCGTTCTCGCTGTACCTGTGTCACATCCCGGTCTGGCTGCTGTGCATGAGCTGGCTCGACGACCAGCCGCTGCTGCCACGGCTGGCCGCGTGCATATCGGTCTCGCTGATCGTTGCTGGTCTGAGCTATCGCTATATCGAACGACCGCTTATGGATGGCGCAAAGTCAGCTGCATCTGCAGGGAAAACCACAATTGCGAATCCAATGCCATCCGTGGCCAGGGTCGGGCGAGGCGGTTAAGACGGCGCTATTCGGCTTCGTCCTCGCCGCCGATGGCGCTGAGGCACCGCAATTGGTGAGGGCCTTCCAGCAGCCAGCTCTCGCCATCGGCCTGGAGCTGGGCCTCCATGATCTGGTTATAGCTGAACTGCCACTGGCGGCGGGTACGGCCGTCGACTAGGTCGATGGTCAGCAGGGTGTCTTCGCTGGCGAATGGCTGATTGGCCTCGGCCGCGGCGTCGGCATCATCAAGCAGCGCTTCGTTCAGCTCGAACTGCCAGGCATGCAGCTCGTCAATGATCAGCATGTCGGCGGCTTCAAGCTGGTCGAGCAAATAGTGGGTATCAGCGGGCATGGTGAGGCGGTCCTAGAGGAGCGGGTTTTGTAAGGCCTGCATTAAACGCCCGAAGGCGTCTACCGGCCAGCCTGGCGACTTTAGCTACATCCGCTAATGGCGATCAATGGACATCAAGATGAGCAGGTCGCAGCCGATTATCTGCTTACGCAATGCGTTACGACATCGTCACCTATTGATGGGCCGCATCTGACGAGCCGGCTTGGCAGAAGTCCTCCGCGGCCCTTGGGGTGAATCCACTCGCGGCGCTTATGAAATGATGTCTGGAGTTGAACGCGCCATGTCGCACTACGAGCAAAAACGATTATTCGCGCTGAGGCAGCTGAATATTCTGGATACACCGCCAAGCGAAAGCTTCGACAGGATCACGCGAATGGCTAGCCAGCTGTTCGACCTGCCAATAGCGGCGGTTTCGCTTACCGACAGTGATCGCCAATGGTTCAAATCCCGCGTGGGGGTAGCCCATACGGAGATCCCGCGATTCAAGGCGTGCTGCGCAGAGGTTGCCGATAGTTCCGGAGTGCTGGTCGTCAGTGACCTGCTGGCTTCGCCGTTCTACAGCGACAGCGCGCTTGCGCAGTCCGGGATCCGCTTTTACGCGGGGGCTCCGCTGGTTACCCGAGACGGCTACACGCTCGGAGCTATGTGTGTGCTCGGTACCGAGCCGCGCGACATCACCGATCATGAACAAGCGGTGCTACGTGATCTGGCATCCATGGTCATGGGACAGATCGAAATGCAGCATGCGTACGGCCGTGTGGACCCCCTGACCGGATTAGCCAATCGCAGCCAGTTTCTCGAGGATCTTGAGGATCTCGCTCGCGACCAGCCAGGCAAGGCGTTGTTCGCTTTTTTCACCGACCTGGTGGATATCGAGCAGATCATGTCCATCCAGCGGGTGATGGGCCCTGCGTTTCTCGACAAGCAGATCAAGTCTGCCGTGATGCGCTTGCAGCGATCGCTGGACAAGGGCGTCAAGCTCTACAGCGTTAGCCCCAATCAATTTGTCCATGTCATGGAAGCGGCCGGCGAGCAGGAAGCGGTCGACATGGCCAGCGCGTTGCGCCTGAATCTCGCTGTGCCTGTTCCGGATGATTCCGGGGCGTTGATGACGCGCGCTGTCATCGGCGTAGCACCTTTCCGCCTGGGCGAACGCCTCGGCGAGGATGTGCTGCGCGTTGCACATTGCGCCAGTCAGGACGCGGGTCAGTCGGAGGCCGGCGTCGGGCTCTATTCGAGCGAGCTGGATGCCCGTTATCAACGACGCTTCGTCCTCCTGGACGACTTTCGTAGCGCACTGACAAACATAGGCCAGCTGCGCCTGGACTATCAGCCCCGGATTCATATGAAGACCGGGGCGTGCGTTGGTGTTGAGGCGCTTATTCGCTGGAAGCATCCGTCACTGGGTAACGTTTCTCCCGCAGAATTCATTCCGCTGATCGAGCAGACCAGGATGGCGCGACCGCTCACCAGATGGGTCGTCGCCCAGGCGGTAGAGCAGGCCGCAAGATGGCAAAGCCTTGGGCTGAAGGTCTGTATCTCGATCAACGTCACAGCGCTGAATCTGGAGGAGCCGGATTTCGCGCAGAATCTGGTTACAGCTCTTGCCGAGCGCAACCTGCTTTCATCAGCGATAGAGCTCGAGTTGACTGAAAGCGCGATGATCGGCAACAGCCCCGCGGCGTCCAGTCAGTTGGAAATTCTGCAAGCAGCAGGCATCAGCATTGCCATTGATGATTTCGGAACAGGCTATAGCAGCCTGTCCTATCTGCAGAAGATCGCTGCTCAAGTAGTGAAAATCGACCGTTCGTTCATTTCGCTTCTTGACCAGCGTCCGCGCAGCCAGACGCTGGTCAAGGCGATGGTCTGCATGGCCCACGATTTGGGCTACAGCGTGGTGGCCGAAGGCATCGAAGAGCCTGAGGTTTATGAGTTTCTGAAATCCATTGGCTGTGACGAGGCGCAGGGCTTTCTACTCTCGAGGCCGCTACCAGTCGAAGCATTCGAGCACTGGTTGGCGCAGCGGCAAAACGCTCGGAACTCTCGCTAGCGAGTCGCGCCTCGTCGTATTGCCGGTCGGCCGGGCCGGCGGTCGATACCGCCGCCGGCCGTTGCCGCTTCGCTGCGCGCTGCTGTGCCGGAGGGCACGGTAACGTCAGTTGTCGTAACCCAGATTTGGCATCAGCCAGCGCTCGCTGATGGCGATGTCTTCGCCCTTGCGCTGGCTGTAACTTTCAACCTGATCCTTGTCGATCTTGCCGACCGCGAAGTACTGCGCCTCGGGATGGGCGAAGTACCAG
This region includes:
- a CDS encoding acyltransferase family protein, which encodes MSDAGARHGKNRNIQFLRGLAIVMVLLAHASVMLVGAEADGWDGLLQRFLPGVGVDLFFLISGYLMGTTFLRKQQCFDAQAVYAFYKKRIRRVLLPTWFWAAVVLLFSVVEPPRGAPAYTLDTLLGVTASAAFFLANVFNGLHETDFGYFWSIALEVQFYLLFPLLLLLRRAFWPAVIGIVLWFSFANPFAPEWLFRANGLFMGLLLWKLSSLEQFRVVECDIEAMTATRKVLVSALAVVSASILAIALEPLASFRWAATTLVLAVPFMLAVCSSEAIFGVLSRPLEAVGQVSFSLYLCHIPVWLLCMSWLDDQPLLPRLAACISVSLIVAGLSYRYIERPLMDGAKSAASAGKTTIANPMPSVARVGRGG
- a CDS encoding DUF1883 domain-containing protein — translated: MKFIHQREHLNEDDIVVVECSQTCNIRLMNDANFRSFKNGGRHTYHGGAFDTFPAKIVVPSTGFWNITIDTVTRRPISVTRKPNLSHSIRVIRRSPSRL
- a CDS encoding DMT family transporter, which translates into the protein MNRSHHPSAANTSPSGHALETQGSDSRGGTSRAHLGMLLWALFVGLSFPAVGLLSDGLPPLLLTAMRFGIAALVLAPLAWSQSEGRPGWRTLLLYAAMGLCLAGFFGTMFWAAHRVSALSMATLFVSVPLLAYCLGRGLGVEQPAGRLLAVLTLGASGALGLAWAENGGDFSDMQLGLGELGFFFGCVASALYPVLSKWGLANGVLPRQAGLRTFWSLIAGAVLIGLMGLIWERPAMLLRMNLLDLLLVIYLGVFSSAMTFFLQQRATSVLSPGAVTAYSYLVPFVSMLLLFFDQPTRMGMHWLPGSLLVVLAIGLLLRPDRQP
- a CDS encoding sensor domain-containing phosphodiesterase produces the protein MSHYEQKRLFALRQLNILDTPPSESFDRITRMASQLFDLPIAAVSLTDSDRQWFKSRVGVAHTEIPRFKACCAEVADSSGVLVVSDLLASPFYSDSALAQSGIRFYAGAPLVTRDGYTLGAMCVLGTEPRDITDHEQAVLRDLASMVMGQIEMQHAYGRVDPLTGLANRSQFLEDLEDLARDQPGKALFAFFTDLVDIEQIMSIQRVMGPAFLDKQIKSAVMRLQRSLDKGVKLYSVSPNQFVHVMEAAGEQEAVDMASALRLNLAVPVPDDSGALMTRAVIGVAPFRLGERLGEDVLRVAHCASQDAGQSEAGVGLYSSELDARYQRRFVLLDDFRSALTNIGQLRLDYQPRIHMKTGACVGVEALIRWKHPSLGNVSPAEFIPLIEQTRMARPLTRWVVAQAVEQAARWQSLGLKVCISINVTALNLEEPDFAQNLVTALAERNLLSSAIELELTESAMIGNSPAASSQLEILQAAGISIAIDDFGTGYSSLSYLQKIAAQVVKIDRSFISLLDQRPRSQTLVKAMVCMAHDLGYSVVAEGIEEPEVYEFLKSIGCDEAQGFLLSRPLPVEAFEHWLAQRQNARNSR
- a CDS encoding MFS transporter, with the protein product MLAVRNTVQIEAPIVRNATRCGFFMAGFGLSVWAPLVPYVRERIEMTDAVFGLLLLCIGVGSLTWMPLSGVLVSRWGIRPVQLCSVVLLAFALAGMALTDSMWLLALALFCFGGSLGVIDVIMNIQAVLVETAVGRRLMSNFHGMYSLGAISGALLLTGLLTFGLAPEVGSFLMIGLIIAANLGLARGFLPNRAPGGGFAFVRPTGVVLLVGLMCFVVYLAEGAVLDWSALYLTGEKGLEVAKGGLGYAAFALMVTIARFAGGSLVHSLGTARVIAFGGLLAAFGIVLSLAAEHWAVALIGYGLCGLGCANVSPVLISSLSRQDGMPVQLAVTVATTIGFAGVLAGPAMMGVVAHFSSLGMAFALLAVLLLGIVPFCRRFTA
- the pnuC gene encoding nicotinamide riboside transporter PnuC codes for the protein MSPLELIASLLGVIAVWLTVRQNPWCWPIGLGMVSLYAWFFFDAKLYSQVLLHSVFAAMQLYGWWAWTHGAVGDRGRPVTRASTREVTIGIAGAALGSLLLGSAMASFTEAAFPWLDAGLTAFSLLAQLWMALKRLQCWPLWIVVDLLFVAFFSYQGYWLTAGLYALFTGLAVMGLREWRMALVTSR
- a CDS encoding AAA family ATPase encodes the protein MKVLVLTGPESSGKSWLAERLLRTFGGVLVGEYVRDYIELTQRDTTLADIPTIARGQLAQEDAARARAPHLLILDTHLLSNMLWSRTLFGDCPAWLEDELLARDYHQHLLLSPEGAEWHADGQRCQPDFSERMDFFEACRNWLQQRDQPFIEVGGSWSERERQAISHTRALLGE
- a CDS encoding DUF5629 family protein, which produces MPADTHYLLDQLEAADMLIIDELHAWQFELNEALLDDADAAAEANQPFASEDTLLTIDLVDGRTRRQWQFSYNQIMEAQLQADGESWLLEGPHQLRCLSAIGGEDEAE